One Lottiidibacillus patelloidae genomic region harbors:
- a CDS encoding YlbE-like family protein — translation MNKQVQNYIYSNSELNYFIRMNPIWYRRLAREPEEIQNFEAAAKQFYGKTIPQRVNKVNEKIQSLGMMFELLKALGQNQND, via the coding sequence TTGAATAAACAAGTACAAAATTATATATACTCAAATTCAGAGTTAAACTATTTCATTCGTATGAACCCTATTTGGTACAGACGTTTAGCAAGAGAGCCTGAAGAAATACAAAATTTTGAAGCGGCTGCAAAACAATTTTATGGAAAAACGATACCGCAACGAGTAAATAAGGTGAATGAAAAAATTCAATCACTAGGAATGATGTTTGAACTGTTAAAAGCTCTTGGTCAAAATCAAAATGATTAG
- a CDS encoding DUF7147 family protein yields MIQRFIELGEGYSDIYELLELAKANKHRLSHFIAFHTVKDEKMVASLAIVLTPTNPGNFQPLYICREGIPNPAEKPNKRYEMFVDLAKSLEKQVITLEVKPSTMFGETHLYYQHLIGILRMNRYIPPMQ; encoded by the coding sequence ATGATCCAACGATTTATTGAATTAGGTGAAGGATATTCTGATATATATGAATTGCTTGAATTAGCAAAAGCTAACAAACATCGTTTATCCCACTTTATTGCTTTTCATACAGTAAAAGACGAAAAAATGGTGGCATCATTAGCAATCGTTTTAACACCAACTAATCCAGGGAATTTTCAACCTTTATACATATGCAGAGAAGGTATTCCAAATCCTGCAGAAAAACCAAATAAACGTTACGAAATGTTTGTTGATCTAGCTAAAAGCCTGGAAAAACAAGTAATTACATTAGAAGTTAAACCTTCAACAATGTTTGGTGAAACACATTTATACTACCAACATTTAATAGGTATTTTACGAATGAACCGCTATATTCCACCAATGCAGTAG
- a CDS encoding CAP domain-containing protein → MKGFFLFVLTAAMIVFFFFSKESLQLVESLLEGKSSIILQSELSQSNYEITEVKAEGIHKYVGMESIDALEELGEPDRIDPSAYGYEWWIYNGEQKYLQLAMKEGLVVSAFGFGDKVNAEPFIIGDTRENLETKMTFTNEVSFTYEGNSYLFSLTSEDLQMRPIVAIENGWAQLYFDTFTNKLSSVRYLNSEALLLHRPYTIKYRGTLIENNAVSREQWREIERANEQQVLSITNIIRSTFNVNSLAWHEEVANVAFKHSKDMSENNYFAHESPTRGNLGDRLKEGDVSFSFAGENIASNYVDALAAVEGWLNSEGHRKALLSDKYTHLGVGVFEKYYTQNFIKE, encoded by the coding sequence GTGAAAGGTTTTTTCTTATTTGTATTAACAGCTGCAATGATCGTGTTTTTTTTCTTTTCAAAAGAGAGCCTTCAATTAGTTGAATCACTTCTTGAAGGGAAATCTTCCATCATATTGCAAAGCGAACTATCGCAAAGTAATTATGAAATTACAGAAGTTAAAGCAGAAGGAATACATAAATATGTAGGCATGGAAAGCATAGACGCATTAGAAGAGTTAGGTGAACCAGATAGAATTGATCCATCTGCGTATGGATATGAGTGGTGGATTTATAATGGAGAGCAAAAGTATCTTCAATTAGCGATGAAAGAAGGGCTAGTCGTTTCAGCTTTTGGTTTTGGTGACAAGGTGAATGCTGAACCTTTTATTATCGGTGATACTAGGGAGAATCTTGAAACGAAAATGACATTTACAAATGAAGTGTCTTTTACATACGAAGGGAATTCATACTTATTTTCATTAACTTCAGAAGATTTACAAATGAGACCAATAGTAGCGATTGAAAATGGATGGGCTCAGTTATATTTCGATACGTTTACAAATAAATTATCTAGCGTCAGATACTTAAACTCAGAAGCTTTGTTGCTTCACCGACCTTATACAATTAAATACCGTGGCACATTAATTGAAAATAATGCAGTCTCTCGTGAGCAATGGCGAGAAATAGAACGAGCAAACGAACAACAAGTATTAAGTATCACAAATATTATTCGTTCTACGTTTAATGTTAATTCCTTAGCATGGCACGAGGAAGTAGCTAACGTTGCCTTTAAACATAGTAAAGATATGAGTGAGAACAATTATTTTGCACATGAGTCTCCAACGAGAGGAAACCTAGGAGATCGACTAAAAGAAGGAGACGTATCATTTTCATTTGCTGGTGAAAACATAGCAAGTAATTATGTTGATGCGTTAGCAGCAGTAGAAGGTTGGCTTAATAGCGAAGGGCATCGAAAAGCATTGCTCAGCGATAAATATACACATTTAGGCGTTGGCGTTTTTGAAAAATATTACACGCAAAATTTTATTAAGGAGTAA
- the safA gene encoding SafA/ExsA family spore coat assembly protein produces the protein MKKIAIFFAFIFCCFITGLTTIDEAQAQQSTTYTVQPGDSMWKIAVRYQVGLSEIIAANPHIKNPALIYPNQKLTIPLINDIKSIESQVIALTNQERAKNGLPALKADWELSRVARYKSVDMRDKRYFSHTSPTYGSPFTMMKNFGITYRTAAENIAQGQTTAQAVVTAWMNSPGHRANILNKSMTHIGVGYAKGGSGGHYWTQMFIGK, from the coding sequence ATAAAGAAAATTGCAATATTTTTTGCATTCATTTTTTGTTGTTTCATTACAGGTCTTACGACTATAGATGAGGCACAAGCTCAGCAATCGACTACATATACGGTTCAACCAGGTGATTCCATGTGGAAAATTGCTGTAAGGTATCAGGTAGGGTTAAGTGAAATTATTGCTGCAAATCCACATATTAAAAACCCAGCATTAATTTACCCTAATCAAAAGCTTACGATACCACTAATTAATGATATTAAAAGTATTGAAAGTCAAGTGATCGCTTTAACAAACCAAGAGCGTGCTAAAAATGGATTACCAGCATTAAAGGCTGATTGGGAACTTTCAAGAGTTGCCAGATATAAATCTGTAGATATGAGAGATAAGCGATACTTTTCACATACTTCTCCAACTTATGGGTCACCTTTTACTATGATGAAAAATTTCGGAATAACTTATCGAACTGCGGCAGAAAATATTGCACAAGGGCAAACTACAGCTCAAGCTGTTGTTACTGCATGGATGAATAGCCCTGGTCATCGAGCTAATATCCTAAATAAGTCAATGACACATATTGGTGTAGGCTATGCTAAAGGTGGTTCAGGAGGTCATTACTGGACACAAATGTTTATCGGAAAATAA
- a CDS encoding YlbF family regulator, which yields MLATQTSVDILDQADILANLILQSEVFDDYKTSKCKVKNNLDLQKLIRDFNKMKEKYEEVQRFGKYHPNYTEVSQQTREMKRTVDLHEDVIAFKKAEKSLEALLNEVSRVIADAVSPLIKVPTGNPFFDSMSCSGGCATGGGCGCG from the coding sequence GTGCTCGCGACACAAACGAGTGTTGATATTCTCGATCAGGCAGATATCCTTGCGAACTTAATACTTCAATCGGAAGTATTTGATGATTATAAAACGTCTAAATGTAAAGTGAAAAACAATTTAGACTTGCAAAAGCTTATCCGTGACTTCAATAAGATGAAAGAAAAGTATGAGGAAGTACAACGTTTCGGTAAATATCATCCAAATTATACGGAAGTTTCACAACAAACACGTGAAATGAAGCGTACAGTTGATTTACACGAAGATGTTATTGCTTTTAAAAAGGCTGAAAAATCATTAGAAGCGCTATTAAATGAGGTAAGTCGTGTAATAGCGGATGCCGTTTCACCTTTAATAAAAGTTCCTACCGGAAATCCTTTCTTTGATTCAATGTCATGTAGTGGTGGTTGTGCTACTGGTGGCGGTTGTGGATGTGGCTAA
- a CDS encoding YlbG family protein, with protein MIGDRIGIIVWLHSLKQVKQLRRFGNIHYVSKKMKYVVLYCDLANVDQVKAKIESIYSVKKVQKSLKPFINTEFQNAKPDKAKEYDYKMGL; from the coding sequence ATGATAGGGGATCGAATCGGAATTATTGTATGGCTACATTCTTTAAAACAAGTTAAGCAGCTAAGACGATTTGGAAACATTCATTACGTTTCCAAAAAAATGAAATATGTTGTTTTATATTGTGATTTAGCTAACGTTGACCAAGTTAAAGCGAAAATTGAGTCCATCTATTCTGTAAAAAAGGTCCAAAAATCATTGAAGCCTTTTATTAATACAGAATTTCAAAACGCTAAGCCTGATAAGGCAAAAGAATACGATTACAAAATGGGATTGTAA
- a CDS encoding YlbD family protein, with amino-acid sequence MENNLFADKASVNEFKAFVRKHPKLISVVRNKEKTWKEAYEEWYLLGEDHETWEQYKGSISTSKSDGKKDDNQAEMLKHLLGVLKNMDINQLQNNISQVSGAISSIQEIIGSFQKPNHPQHPPHQQHFNEQPFSFRKD; translated from the coding sequence TTGGAAAATAATTTGTTTGCAGATAAAGCGTCAGTAAATGAGTTTAAAGCATTTGTTAGAAAACACCCAAAGCTTATTTCTGTGGTTCGTAATAAAGAAAAAACTTGGAAAGAAGCTTATGAAGAGTGGTATTTATTAGGGGAAGACCATGAAACGTGGGAACAATATAAAGGAAGTATTAGTACTAGTAAAAGCGATGGGAAAAAGGATGACAATCAAGCAGAAATGCTCAAACATTTACTTGGTGTTTTGAAAAATATGGACATTAACCAACTGCAAAATAATATTTCACAAGTAAGTGGAGCAATTTCGAGTATTCAAGAAATAATCGGTTCATTCCAAAAACCAAATCATCCACAACATCCTCCTCACCAACAGCACTTTAATGAACAACCTTTTTCATTTAGAAAAGATTAA
- the rsmD gene encoding 16S rRNA (guanine(966)-N(2))-methyltransferase RsmD, with amino-acid sequence MRVISGECKGRPLKAVPGTSTRPTTDKVKESIFNMIGPFFNGGIGLDLFGGSGGLGIESLSRGFEKFIFVDREAKAISTIKENVKKCHYEDKVEIYRNDAVRALKALHKRELTFDMIFLDPPYAAKSIPKVMELIDEYKLLQSNGKIICEHDASEKLPDTIASFAKSKVEIYGKQIAVTIYTYVDIEDSNE; translated from the coding sequence ATGAGAGTAATTTCTGGTGAATGTAAAGGAAGACCGTTAAAAGCTGTGCCTGGCACGTCAACTAGACCAACAACTGATAAAGTAAAAGAATCAATTTTTAATATGATTGGTCCTTTCTTTAATGGTGGAATTGGATTAGATTTGTTCGGTGGTAGTGGTGGGCTTGGTATCGAATCATTAAGTCGAGGTTTCGAAAAGTTTATCTTTGTTGATCGTGAAGCGAAAGCGATTTCAACAATTAAAGAAAACGTGAAAAAGTGTCATTACGAAGATAAAGTGGAAATATACCGAAATGATGCAGTACGAGCATTAAAAGCATTACATAAAAGAGAACTTACATTTGATATGATTTTTTTAGATCCGCCGTACGCAGCCAAATCAATTCCGAAAGTAATGGAGCTGATTGATGAATATAAGCTACTTCAAAGCAATGGAAAAATTATTTGTGAACATGATGCTTCGGAAAAGCTACCAGATACGATTGCAAGCTTTGCGAAAAGTAAGGTTGAGATCTACGGGAAACAAATAGCAGTAACGATTTATACATATGTCGATATTGAAGATTCGAATGAATAG
- a CDS encoding Asp23/Gls24 family envelope stress response protein — MIKSTLQYGELRIAEEVIGMIAMIAVSEVKGVADTVAGIKDELVRAINKRSMPRGIIVTNDEDNGVIIDLKIAVYYDQKLSEVCKNLQAHIKEQVEMMTGITVKEINIMVEQVNFSTQNN; from the coding sequence ATGATAAAAAGTACATTACAATATGGTGAATTACGAATCGCCGAAGAAGTAATTGGTATGATTGCGATGATTGCTGTTTCAGAAGTAAAAGGGGTCGCTGATACTGTAGCTGGAATCAAAGACGAATTAGTTCGTGCTATAAATAAGCGCAGTATGCCAAGGGGAATTATTGTAACAAACGATGAAGATAACGGTGTAATTATTGATTTAAAGATAGCTGTTTATTATGACCAAAAATTAAGCGAAGTTTGCAAAAATTTACAAGCACACATTAAGGAACAAGTAGAAATGATGACAGGAATTACTGTGAAAGAAATAAATATCATGGTTGAGCAAGTTAATTTCTCAACACAAAATAATTAA
- a CDS encoding PaaI family thioesterase: protein MAKEMVTRFENLLYSVSEEELEVMETMLDALEKYNVDKSKTLLANTLKMKPEMQDDGSCHCTIPITRLVKNFINTVHGGITATLVDTTMGSLVINNLDPTKGTVTAELKLNYLKPGLGKSLTCVASSIHKGKKIHVCEARVFNDKDELILHATGSFFIIDKKKLGGE from the coding sequence TTGGCTAAAGAAATGGTAACAAGATTTGAAAATTTACTATATTCAGTAAGCGAAGAAGAATTAGAAGTAATGGAAACAATGCTTGATGCGTTGGAAAAATATAATGTTGATAAAAGTAAAACATTATTAGCTAATACTCTTAAAATGAAACCTGAAATGCAAGACGACGGGTCATGTCATTGCACCATCCCTATCACCCGATTAGTCAAAAACTTTATTAATACTGTCCATGGTGGTATTACTGCTACATTAGTCGATACGACGATGGGTTCTCTCGTAATTAATAACCTTGATCCAACTAAAGGTACTGTAACAGCTGAGCTAAAACTTAATTACTTAAAACCTGGACTTGGTAAATCATTAACTTGTGTCGCGTCATCCATCCATAAAGGTAAAAAAATTCACGTTTGTGAAGCACGAGTGTTTAATGATAAAGACGAACTAATCCTTCATGCAACAGGGAGTTTCTTTATCATCGATAAAAAGAAATTAGGTGGTGAGTAA
- the ytvI gene encoding sporulation integral membrane protein YtvI, with amino-acid sequence MANFFTKQKILFLFLIITVVLIGYWILPVSLPIIIALVTAMMLEPAVKMFERYKIKRRMSILIVFTLFLCLIGLSGYLLVTKIVTEGINVVKNSPKYIEDINNLWLKFEEKMNNASQDLPKELVAEINKNVNNYFAGIQEKLENVNWITEVTEIGALLPNYLVSFLVYLIALFLFLIELPKIKERFYAHLTKKTADKVSFMSTRLSSVMFGFLKAQFFVSIIIFIVALIGLLFITPKYALIMSLIIWIVDLIPIIGSIAILGPWSLYHYIAGDVVLGTKLLILGAILLVIRRTIEPKVMGQHIGLSPLATLIAMYIGLKLFGMIGFFIGPFIVIFFNSAREAGLIKFKFKL; translated from the coding sequence TTGGCAAATTTTTTCACTAAACAAAAAATACTTTTTTTGTTCTTAATAATTACTGTTGTTTTAATTGGTTATTGGATTTTACCTGTTTCTTTGCCAATTATCATAGCCCTCGTCACAGCAATGATGCTTGAACCAGCCGTCAAAATGTTTGAACGCTATAAGATTAAAAGAAGAATGTCGATATTAATTGTTTTTACATTATTTCTTTGTTTAATCGGTTTAAGTGGTTACTTATTAGTTACGAAAATTGTTACTGAAGGCATAAATGTCGTTAAAAATTCTCCAAAATACATTGAAGACATTAATAATTTATGGCTAAAATTTGAAGAGAAAATGAATAATGCTTCACAAGATTTACCAAAGGAACTTGTCGCTGAAATTAATAAAAATGTAAACAATTATTTTGCTGGGATTCAAGAGAAGTTGGAAAACGTAAATTGGATAACTGAAGTTACTGAAATCGGAGCTCTTTTACCAAACTATTTGGTCAGTTTTCTCGTTTATTTAATTGCCTTATTTTTATTTTTAATCGAACTACCTAAAATTAAAGAACGATTTTATGCACATTTAACCAAGAAAACTGCGGATAAAGTTAGCTTTATGAGTACTAGATTATCATCTGTCATGTTTGGGTTTTTAAAAGCACAATTCTTTGTAAGTATTATTATTTTCATTGTTGCACTTATCGGGTTATTATTTATCACTCCAAAGTATGCTCTAATAATGTCGTTAATTATTTGGATAGTAGACTTAATACCAATTATTGGTTCGATTGCAATACTCGGTCCATGGTCGTTATACCACTATATTGCTGGCGATGTTGTCTTAGGAACTAAATTATTAATTTTAGGTGCTATTTTACTTGTAATTAGACGTACAATTGAACCTAAAGTAATGGGACAACATATTGGCTTATCTCCTTTAGCAACACTTATTGCGATGTATATAGGCTTAAAGCTATTTGGCATGATTGGATTCTTTATCGGTCCATTTATTGTAATCTTCTTTAATTCTGCAAGAGAAGCGGGTTTAATAAAATTTAAGTTTAAACTGTAA
- the coaD gene encoding pantetheine-phosphate adenylyltransferase — MPKLAICPGSFDPVTFGHLDIISRGAKVFDKVIVAVFNNASKNPLFTTDERVQLLKEVTKDLPNVEIDSCDGLLIDYASKKGADAIIRGLRAVSDFEFEMKIASINRKLNEDIDTFFVMTNHQYSFLSSSIVKEVAQYHAPVNDLVPEIVEKALKEKFSTN; from the coding sequence ATGCCAAAATTAGCAATTTGTCCAGGAAGTTTTGATCCGGTTACTTTTGGACATTTGGATATTATTTCTCGAGGTGCAAAGGTTTTTGATAAAGTAATTGTCGCAGTATTTAACAATGCGAGTAAAAATCCACTTTTTACAACGGATGAACGAGTGCAACTTTTAAAGGAAGTAACGAAAGATTTACCTAATGTAGAGATAGATAGTTGTGATGGGTTATTAATTGATTATGCTAGTAAAAAAGGAGCAGATGCAATTATTCGAGGTTTGCGCGCTGTTTCAGATTTCGAATTTGAAATGAAAATTGCTTCAATTAATCGCAAATTAAACGAAGATATTGATACGTTTTTCGTTATGACAAATCATCAATATTCATTCTTGAGTTCGAGTATTGTTAAAGAAGTTGCTCAATACCATGCGCCAGTTAATGATTTAGTTCCTGAAATTGTTGAAAAGGCGTTGAAAGAAAAATTCTCCACAAACTGA
- a CDS encoding YugN family protein codes for MKFEEVALSGKTVQFSVLDHLANELGFVLAGQWDYERVTYDYKFEDMVTGDVYYLRVQGIAVEGEIPHKYAQVKLLTPLLGKYYYPHGVEYADEEFPKNILENSKRKLQALSEALQA; via the coding sequence ATGAAATTTGAAGAAGTAGCCCTTTCAGGTAAAACCGTTCAATTTTCAGTGTTAGATCACTTAGCTAACGAGTTAGGATTCGTTTTAGCAGGTCAGTGGGATTATGAGCGAGTAACTTATGACTATAAATTTGAAGATATGGTTACAGGAGATGTATATTACTTACGTGTCCAAGGTATTGCAGTTGAGGGAGAAATCCCGCATAAATATGCACAAGTCAAGTTACTAACTCCACTTTTAGGGAAGTATTATTACCCTCATGGTGTTGAATATGCTGATGAAGAATTTCCTAAAAACATTTTAGAAAATAGTAAAAGAAAGCTTCAAGCACTTTCAGAAGCGCTCCAAGCTTAA
- a CDS encoding YdcF family protein has product MYISNLDANKLTDTQMTKLLFSDIEDDNENGDCILVVGSSKAIQYRLPKAVELYKQGRANKMLFSGGVKWNGSDLSEAEALKKEAISLGVAETDILIEDRSLHTLENVLASLLVLDREFHLYKIRRILVVTTSYHMKRLHLTLKTYMPEWITYSLCPAEDNNTRKDNWSSSELGRQRVKTESAKLITYVKQRALCDMKVNI; this is encoded by the coding sequence ATGTATATATCCAATTTAGATGCAAACAAACTTACAGATACACAAATGACAAAACTATTATTCTCTGATATTGAAGATGATAATGAAAACGGAGATTGTATATTAGTTGTAGGTAGCAGTAAGGCCATTCAATATCGCTTACCAAAAGCAGTAGAGCTATATAAACAAGGAAGAGCCAATAAAATGTTGTTTTCTGGTGGAGTAAAGTGGAATGGCAGTGATCTCTCAGAAGCCGAGGCTTTGAAAAAAGAAGCAATTTCATTGGGAGTTGCTGAAACTGACATTTTAATAGAGGACAGATCATTACATACATTAGAAAATGTTTTAGCCTCCCTCTTAGTACTAGACAGAGAATTTCACTTATATAAAATTAGAAGAATTTTAGTGGTTACGACTTCTTACCATATGAAAAGATTACACCTCACACTAAAGACTTATATGCCTGAATGGATTACTTATTCTTTATGCCCTGCTGAAGATAATAACACGCGCAAGGATAATTGGTCTTCAAGTGAATTAGGTAGGCAACGTGTGAAAACTGAATCTGCAAAACTTATTACTTATGTAAAGCAGCGTGCATTGTGTGACATGAAAGTAAACATTTGA
- a CDS encoding Imm32 family immunity protein, which yields MKNKVQKKVTLTLEYFKNKVSKDKTVFSGGVVEPEISGLMIDVREGMHFDLESEQLVRNGKHELHIYGGRKDMMEFGKYLIALANYETEDPNYHDHFDNIKNFDGEDSVDIVIYQPKR from the coding sequence ATGAAAAATAAAGTTCAAAAAAAGGTTACCTTAACACTTGAATATTTTAAAAATAAAGTAAGTAAAGACAAAACAGTCTTTAGTGGTGGAGTAGTAGAGCCCGAAATAAGTGGCTTAATGATTGATGTAAGAGAAGGGATGCACTTTGATTTAGAATCTGAACAATTAGTTAGAAATGGTAAACATGAATTACATATATATGGTGGTCGTAAAGATATGATGGAATTCGGTAAATACTTAATAGCACTAGCTAACTATGAAACAGAAGATCCAAATTACCATGATCACTTTGATAATATTAAAAATTTTGATGGTGAAGATAGTGTCGACATTGTAATATACCAACCTAAAAGATAA
- a CDS encoding S66 family peptidase yields MITYPILKKEANIGVTAPSSGVPTELHELITQASQRMTEKGFHVTCGETIWTQSKAKSASAKKRANEFNHMMQDASIDLVIPPWGGELLIEMLEHVEFDKLKEKWILGYSDTSMLLLAITLNTGMATAHGTNLVDLRGEYSDETTAMWKSVLATKAGESILQQSSELYQKQWEHNNPSPCVFHLTEKTSWKTIANEEVSMEGRLLGGCIDIVRHLIGTPFGDVETFSKKYINEEPIIWYFENCELSTTDLRRTLVHMKLAGWFNNCSGILFGRSAANMPVHDYTVNDVYEDLASDLQIPIVYDIDCGHVPPQLTFINGAYAEVKVSEGKGTVLQHFS; encoded by the coding sequence TTGATTACATATCCAATATTAAAAAAGGAAGCAAACATAGGGGTAACTGCTCCTTCGTCAGGAGTTCCTACTGAATTGCACGAATTGATTACACAAGCTAGTCAGCGCATGACAGAAAAAGGATTTCATGTTACTTGTGGGGAAACAATATGGACGCAAAGTAAGGCGAAATCAGCGTCTGCCAAAAAGCGCGCAAATGAATTTAATCATATGATGCAAGATGCAAGTATTGATCTAGTTATTCCTCCATGGGGAGGAGAGCTACTTATTGAGATGCTTGAGCATGTGGAGTTCGATAAACTTAAAGAGAAGTGGATCCTTGGTTATTCAGATACGAGTATGCTTCTATTAGCAATTACTTTAAATACAGGAATGGCAACTGCTCATGGGACGAATTTAGTTGATTTAAGAGGAGAGTATTCTGACGAGACTACAGCAATGTGGAAATCAGTGCTTGCTACAAAAGCTGGAGAATCAATTTTACAACAATCTTCAGAACTTTATCAAAAGCAATGGGAGCATAATAATCCGTCTCCTTGTGTCTTTCATTTAACTGAAAAAACTAGTTGGAAAACAATTGCAAACGAAGAGGTCAGTATGGAAGGACGCCTTCTTGGAGGCTGTATCGATATAGTTAGACATTTAATAGGTACTCCTTTTGGAGATGTAGAAACGTTTAGCAAAAAATATATAAATGAGGAACCGATCATTTGGTATTTTGAAAACTGTGAGTTGAGTACGACAGATTTACGAAGAACATTAGTGCACATGAAGTTAGCGGGTTGGTTTAACAATTGCTCAGGGATTTTGTTTGGGCGAAGTGCTGCTAATATGCCTGTTCACGATTACACAGTTAATGATGTATATGAGGATTTAGCAAGTGATTTGCAAATTCCAATTGTATATGACATTGATTGTGGTCATGTACCTCCGCAATTAACATTTATTAATGGTGCTTACGCTGAGGTGAAAGTGAGTGAAGGAAAGGGAACAGTGCTACAACATTTTAGTTAA
- a CDS encoding CBS domain-containing protein, producing the protein MGTLQEIMTKNVEYCTPLDNVYEVALKMKQLNVGAIPICEDEHLLGMITDRDIVVRAMAEKKPGSTKVTDIMSNELITGSPDMTTEEASKIMAEKQIRRLPVVENSKLCGIVSLGDLAVRNETDEQAGYALSEISEQDHMQQ; encoded by the coding sequence ATGGGAACTTTGCAAGAGATTATGACAAAAAACGTAGAATATTGTACACCGTTAGATAATGTGTATGAAGTAGCATTAAAAATGAAACAGTTAAACGTCGGTGCAATTCCAATATGTGAAGACGAGCATTTACTAGGGATGATTACCGATCGAGATATCGTCGTTCGGGCAATGGCGGAAAAGAAACCAGGTTCAACGAAAGTCACTGATATTATGAGTAATGAATTAATTACTGGATCTCCTGATATGACTACTGAGGAAGCTTCTAAGATTATGGCAGAAAAGCAAATCAGACGTCTACCAGTCGTTGAAAACTCAAAATTATGTGGAATTGTATCTTTAGGTGATTTAGCTGTACGGAATGAAACAGATGAACAAGCTGGATACGCATTAAGTGAAATTTCAGAGCAAGACCACATGCAACAATAA